Proteins from a genomic interval of Rosa chinensis cultivar Old Blush chromosome 2, RchiOBHm-V2, whole genome shotgun sequence:
- the LOC112190298 gene encoding HVA22-like protein f, with translation MGVLATIAKNLDTFIGPGVTLLYPLYATMRAIENPSALDDQQWLTYWVLYSLITLFELFCWKVLAWIPIWPYLKLFFCMWLVLPKFNGAAYIYENIVRKYVKPSDYINFISSSSSKRPEGQNKVLQMMSLDARKSVERFIDQYGPEAFERVVKAAEREARKH, from the exons ATGGGTGTTCTTGCAACGATTGCTAAGAATTTGGATACATTTATCGG GCCAGGAGTCACACTTCTTTATCCTTT ATATGCAACAATGAGAGCAATAGAGAACCCTTCTGCACTAGACGATCAGCAGTGGCTTACATATTGGGTTTTATATTCTTTGATCACATTATTCGAGCTATTCTGTTGGAAAGTCCTTGCTTG GATTCCAATATGGCCATATTTGAAGCTGTTTTTTTGCATGTGGTTGGTGTTGCCAAAATTCAATGGAGCTGCCTACATCTACGAAAATATTGTGAGAAAATATGTGAAGCCCAGTGACTATATCAATTTTATCAGCTCATCATCATCAAAGCGCCCAGAGGGACAGAATAAGGTCCTCCAAATGATGAGCCTGGATGCAAGGAAATCAGTCGAGCGTTTTATCGATCAATACGGACCCGAGGCTTTCGAAAGAGTCGTCAAAGCA GCTGAAAGAGAAGCGAGGAAGCACTGA
- the LOC112185100 gene encoding serine carboxypeptidase 1, whose protein sequence is MKLLLLSCLLLLSLSCNSANQVGNLNKLIKSQRYQRPIQSHESHNGLDQVRDNTYSPVYVESQDGSKKADKIDALPGQPTEGVDFNQYAGYVKVDATAGRALFYYFVESPQSPSTKPLVLWLNGGPGCSSLGYGAMEELGPFRVNSDENSLYKNDYAWNNEANVLFLESPAGVGFSYSNTTSDYQNVGDNKTASDSYKFLINWLEKFPEYKTRDFYITGESYAGHYVPQLAYTIVSENKITNQTKINLKGIAIGNAWIDASTGAQGGYDYLWTHALNSDETSAGINKYCDFVTFNISTTCAKYLGQSDDEVGEIDAYNIYAPLCNTESKPAASTGSVYEFDPCSDNYVNTYLNLPEVQAALHAKPTRWSACGDVGWTDSPITVLPIIQELIASGIRLWIYSGDVDSVVAVTTTRYAINTLNLKTETPFRPWYSSPGEVGGYVISYEGLVFATVRGAGHEVPSYQPERALTLFTSFIQGAPLPSS, encoded by the exons ATGAAGCTTTTGTTGCTCTCATGTTTGCTGCTTCTCTCTCTATCATGTAACAGCGCTAACCAAGTTGGCAACCTCAACAAGTTGATCAAGTCTCAGAGATATCAACGGCCTATTCAGTCTCATGAGTCGCATAATGGCTTAGATCAGGTCAGGGATAACACTTATTCCCCTGTGTATGTTGAATCCCAAGATGGGTCAAAGAAAGCAGATAAGATTGACGCTTTGCCTGGACAACCAACCGAAGGAGTGGATTTTAATCAATATGCAGGATATGTTAAGGTTGACGCTACCGCTGGGAGAGCGTTGTTCTACTATTTTGTAGAGTCGCCCCAGAGCCCTTCAACCAAACCTCTGGTGCTATGGTTAAATGGAG GACCAGGATGCTCGTCTCTTGGATATGGAGCCATGGAAGAACTGGGACCTTTCAGAGTCAACAGTGATGAAAATTCACTATACAAGAATGATTATGCATGGAACAATG AGGCAAATGTCCTCTTCTTGGAGTCTCCGGCAGGAGTTGGGTTCTCGTATTCAAACACAACATCTGACTATCAAAACGTGGGTGACAACAAAACTGCCTCAGACTCTTACAAGTTTCTTATAAACTGGCTAGAAAAATTTCCTGAATACAAGACTAGAGACTTCTACATAACCGGAGAGAGTTATGCCGGTCACTACGTACCTCAGCTTGCTTACACCATCGTCTCGGagaacaaaatcacaaatcaaacaaaaatcaACCTCAAAGGAATTGCA ATTGGGAATGCCTGGATTGATGCCAGTACCGGTGCACAGGGTGGTTATGACTATTTGTGGACACATGCATTGAACTCTGACGAAACCAGTGCAGGGATCAACAAATATTGCGATTTTGTCACGTTTAATATCTCAACCACATGTGCAAAATACTTGGGACAATCAGACGATGAGGTTGGAGAAATTGATGCTTACAACATCTACGCTCCATTATGCAATACAGAATCCAAACCTGCAGCCTCAACTGGTTCA GTATACGAATTTGATCCATGCTCTGACAACTATGTGAACACCTATCTAAATCTTCCGGAGGTTCAAGCAGCTCTTCATGCTAAACCCACACGATGGTCAGCTTGCGG TGATGTCGGTTGGACGGACAGCCCAATTACCGTCCTCCCCATAATACAAGAGCTCATAGCAAGTGGAATCAGATTATGGATATATAG TGGAGACGTCGATTCAGTAGTAGCAGTGACAACTACAAGATACGCCATTAACACGCTGAACTTAAAGACTGAGACTCCATTTCGGCCATGGTACTCTAGCCCCGGCGAGGTTGGAGGATATGTGATTAGTTACGAGGGGTTGGTATTTGCCACAGTAAGGGGAGCAGGCCATGAGGTTCCAAGCTACCAACCAGAGCGAGCACTCACCTTGTTCACATCTTTCATTCAAGGGGCGCCACTTCCTTCCTCTTGA
- the LOC112185098 gene encoding serine carboxypeptidase 1, with protein sequence MKLSLLSCLLLLSVSCNSANQVGNLNKLIKSHRNQKPLQSESQNGLDQVGDNTYSPVYVGSQDGSKEADKVEALPGQPTEGVDFNQYAGYVTVDADAGRALFYYFVESPQNSSTRPLVLWLNGGPGCSSLGYGAMEELGPFRVNSDGNSLYKNGYAWNNEANVLFLESPAGVGFSYSNTTSDYQNVGDNKTASDSYKFLINWLEKFPEYKTRDFFITGESYAGHYVPQLAYTIVSENKITNQTKINLKGIAIGNAWIDASTGTQGGYDYLWTHALNSDETSAGINKYCDFVTFNITSTCDKYMSQSENEVGEIDPYNIYAPLCNTESKPAASTVSADEFDPCSDNYVNTYLNLPEVQAALHAKPTQWSACRYASTEIIENLIQD encoded by the exons ATGAAGCTTTCGTTGCTCTCATGTTTGCTCCTTCTATCTGTATCATGCAACAGCGCTAACCAAGTTGGCAACCTCAACAAGTTGATTAAGTCTCACAGAAATCAAAAGCCTCTTCAGTCTGAGTCGCAGAATGGCTTAGATCAGGTTGGAGATAACACTTATTCTCCGGTGTATGTTGGATCCCAAGATGGGTCAAAGGAAGCCGATAAGGTTGAGGCTTTGCCCGGACAACCAACCGAAGGAGTGGATTTTAATCAATATGCAGGATATGTTACGGTTGACGCTGACGCTGGGAGAGCATTGTTCTACTACTTTGTAGAGTCGCCCCAGAACTCTTCAACAAGACCTCTGGTGCTATGGCTAAATGGAG GACCAGGATGCTCGTCTCTTGGATATGGAGCCATGGAAGAACTGGGACCTTTCAGAGTCAACAGCGATGGGAACTCACTATACAAGAATGGTTATGCATGGAACAATG AGGCAAATGTCCTCTTCTTGGAGTCTCCGGCAGGAGTTGGGTTCTCATATTCAAACACAACATCTGACTATCAAAACGTGGGTGACAACAAAACTGCCTCTGACTCTTACAAGTTTCTTATAAACTGGCTAGAAAAATTTCCTGAATACAAAACCAGAGACTTCTTCATCACTGGAGAGAGTTACGCTGGTCACTACGTACCTCAGCTTGCATACACCATTGTCTCTGagaacaaaatcacaaatcaaacgAAAATCAACCTCAAAGGAATTGCA ATTGGGAATGCCTGGATTGATGCCAGTACCGGTACACAGGGTGGTTATGATTATTTGTGGACACATGCTTTGAATTCTGACGAAACCAGTGCAGGAATCAATAAATATTGCGATTTCGTTACTTTTAATATCACAAGCACATGTGATAAATATATGAGTCAGTCAGAGAATGAGGTTGGAGAAATTGATCCTTACAACATATACGCTCCACTTTGCAATACAGAATCCAAACCTGCAGCCTCAACTGTTTCA GCAGATGAATTTGATCCATGCTCTGACAACTATGTGAACACCTATCTAAATCTTCCAGAGGTTCAAGCAGCTCTTCATGCTaaacccacacaatggtcagcTTGCAGGTATGCATCTACAGAAATTATAGAAAACTTGATTCaagattaa